TAAACCCAACATTTCCAATTATATTTGAGGTCACCCATGTGCTGGGACACATGGATAGGACACTGCCTTCAGAAATACAGGACAAAACGCCTGGCCCGTATTGCTCACGTTTCTCATGTTTCccatgttttctgtaattaagtTTATTTGAAGGTGACAATTACCCAAAGAGTCCtaaataaaacagcagctgaagaagCTGGATCCTCCTCATGCCATGTCATTGACTCGAATTTTTATGTGATGGAAAATAGGACTCAGTAGGTTTGGAGGATAGTCGATGCGAGGGATGGGCAGGGTGTATTGACCAAATATCAGCATAAGTTGTGCAAAAAAATACCTTAGCACTTCGGGGCAGTGTGACACACTGTGCCAAAGGAGGCTTTGACCTCCCTCCTGGGTCCcaccagagagaaaaatcctCTTTCATATATAGTCAGAATTATTCATGGTTCACTCTTACTTTCTAGAAAACCAAACTGTAGTCTTCAATCAAATGCAAGACTGGCATGGTCTAATTGAATTAGTTCAATTAAGTTTAAGAACCAAAATTATGAttgtggatttaaaaaaaaaaataatccagttttCTTGATGCCAAAACACAGCTTGCAATCAAGTAGCaaattcttactttttctttcccaaatgctGGCAGGAAATAAGCACTTGCTTGAGTACTTCTCTTGAGAAGTACCTTATCCCCGTGGTTTTTAACGAGCAATGACAACAGTTGTGTACACCAAGTATCCAGGCTGACTTTCATCTTCCTCAAGGCCATTGTGTCTCTTCCTCACTCACCAGCAAAAGTGGGTTTTGCTGTAGTTTGACCAGCAAGGATTTACTGATAAAATTCGCTGATAACCAGTATGTTTGTGTCAGGTTTGCTCAACTCGACAAAAGGCAAAATCTCAGATTTGTTAGAAGCGGGCTGTGAAGGATCACTGGATGGATGGAGGCTGTCAATCACAGCGCACCATCTCCAACAAGCCCTCTGCCAGCACAAATTCCCCCAGCTCCACTCATCTGAATAAAGTTATTCCAATTTATACTCATTCCTTGTTTTCACTCTGTTTTGAACAAGCCTTTATCGAAATGTCAAGTTTGAATATAACAGGAGCATCAAGAGGCAGCAAGggagaaataataaattttaggaaaaaaatagcaatgattTGGGCACGCAAGTCCTTCTTCTGGCCTGAAACAGGCAGCAGATCCTCCCTGGGGAGGCTTTGTGAGCATCAGAGTTCTTCAGGTGCCATTTTTTTAAGTGGCTTTACTGCTAAATCAAAGGCCATGACAAAAAGGGAGCCCAAATCCATCCAAAACCATGCTCCTCTTATGCATTTATTCCCCAAAGTTCAGCAAGCTGCTGTTGTATCTGACTGGCAGTGATGCATTACAACTCTAAAATACCCAAGAGCGCTCAAACGCTCCCGTGGAAGGGACGACGCATGGAGGACGTGGTGTCACCAGTGCCCTCCATCCTGGCTGCGTGGTCCTTCGTGGCCACGAAGCCAGGCAGCGTCTCGCAGCCACCTGGCAGGGGCAACGCTGCGAGCGCTCGCTCCAGCTTCGTTGGGCAGATCCAAACCAAACAGCCTTTCGGAGGGTACTGAAAATGATGTCTTCATTCCCTACCGCGAGCACTGCAGGAGCTTTAGCTGCCTGTTTGCTTACGTAGTGCCACGCCAAGCTCCCCGGAAAGGTGGCTCCGGCTCCGGCATGGGTGGGCTTTACTGGGGTACACACATTGGCATCCCAGTGGAAGATGCCATCCTTAATGTGGGCACCTTGTTTCATGAGTCCCCCAAATGCAGAGGCTGGGGAACACATCAATAGGATTTTGTGCTCTAAAATCCCCAGCTCGGTGTCTTCCAGGCTGAGGTGGCCCACAATGTTATCACTTACAATGTATTCACGACTTGGCAaaagttttattctttatttaaaatatgcaatgGGGGACATGGGAAGAGAGGGCAGTAGGTATGGTCAAATTAATGCAGCGTTTACCaaaatcaacattaaaaaacaattcaCATGAGAACATCCAAGTGCCTCCACGCTGAAATATTTCCTGTCTATAAACCCCATCACCAAACCCAGGGATGACTCGAGGGCAGCCAGAATCATCCCATGGCATATGTAAACCTCAGCGCTGCTCTGCTCAACCTTAGAACAGTTGCAAACTGTCAAGAACGATGGTGCCACCTTACAAACCATCTCCCAGGCTGCTTGCAGGAAGCCTGGCCCGTGAGCAGGTTTTGGTAATGCACGCATACACATGTAAGACACGTGGATTTCAACTGCATTTCAGGATGGGTCGCCCTGCGCGGCATCTGGCTCCATGACTCTCTTTTACAGAGCAAATATAAGTTGCCAACATCCTCATGAAGGGCAAGCCCAACAATTTAGCagttgcctctttttttttttttaaatttttttttttttttaaacaccgCATTGAATGCCAAtgggatttgggggttttgttttaatggcgAGGCAAGAATTTGCTGATCCTCCCCGTGGCGAAGTTACTTTCAAGTCAGTGAAAGTTCTTGGCCCACGATGAAAAGTCTTTGCCAATTAGCGCTCAACAACTTCAATTCATCCCTCCTGGTTCAAGATGAGTAGGAACCTAATAAGGCTGCGATAAAAGGGCAAAAGGCACCGAGTACCCAAAGGGGATTAATGGGCTCTTCCATTTATTTGTCTTCCTAACAGCTGAACTGTTACAAGTATTGACGGTCTTCAAACGGCCCGGGCGCCGGGGTCTCCAATGGCCATCTCCAGCTCCCCGGCCCCGAGGGGCGAGGGCTTCCCCCTGGGCGATGCCAAAACCAACAAAGCCCCGGGGATCAGGTAATGAAACTTcagctttccccccccctcctctcttTGAGATTTATTTACTGGCAGCTGACAAGGGGCAAATTCAGCTGGAATTGTGTAGTCAAGGCCCTGTCAAGCCTTCAGAGGCACCCTTATGTCGAATCACCTTCCTGACTGGCATGTCGCTGAAAAGCCCTCGGCGCTGGTCCTTAACAGCTCCCGACAGCACAAAGGACACTCCAGACAGATGCCTACATGGCAtcctgcagcattttaaaagagaattagTGGTTTTAATTATGGTCGTCGTATGAAAGGAAACCATGCAAGCTCGGCAGGAGACCTTTGATCAAACCCTTTTGCTAGCACAATGCCGCGGAACTGTGACTATTCCTAGCAAGGGGCCTTTTCTCGCTGAATGACTCACCAGTGATCTTTGAATGCAGACAAGTTCCTCGCCCTCCCTCTTCATTAGCGAGCATTTCTATACAGGCCCTATATAGTGCGCGGAGTCTCGGAGCTATAcaatgggggggaaaaaagaatccCTACAGATTCTGGCCTCTACTTAGGAAGTGCTGAAGGACTCTGAGTGACTTTATTCATTAAAACAGGTTGCTATTAATTAACTgtcataataaaataaagaactaTTATTTGCATGTCTTAGTGCGCTCCCTTTAGTAATATGTATAAAAGATGCTTGTAACAGAAATGAATTTATAAGGGAGAAAAAATCCTCAGaagtcttcccccccccccttaatgtttttttttttaaggtctagGCAGCAGGAGCCTGACTAATTATTAGGACCAGTTTTGCAAGAGAACAAATAGAGGTAAAACACAAATATGAAAGTAATTaggaaaatgcaaaatcctGTTTACTTGGCAACCGATTCATGCAACTGAGACTAACGAAGAGTAAATCAGCTTTGCTTGTTTGATAAACTTAAGGGTGCCACCTAAGAGGAGCTGataaaaattaaacttctgCCAGCATCCCTCAGCACGGCCTTTTAGCGAACAGGCTGAGAAATATCCACGCAACTGCTTCATCTGCAAGCACCAGCAGATCCCATTTGAACAGATTCAGGGGAAGGAAGTTTGTATCTTCCATCCCTGtcaaatatttttgcctttgcGATCAGCTATTGGTGATATCTTGGAGCCGAGCACCCAGCACGGACGCCCGTATCACACATGCCCACGATTCATATGGGCACGGCACGCGTCGACAGCACAGTTGcaacctgttttgttttgctcccTAAAAAAGCATCGCGTTTCCACTGCTCTTCACACCTGGGAAGGCTTTTGCCGGCGAAAGTTCTCCCTGCAGTTTGCATCGCTGCTTATTACAATATACGATGATACGTTACTCGACGcgggctgcaggctgggatACCTTTGTCCAGCTCCTCTTTTCTCCTGAGTAGATAGTGGAATCCACAAAAGCTTCCAATTATTTCAAGACTATGCAGCTAAGGAGGGGCATCTAATAAAGCAAACCCTCAGCTCAGTATATTTGCTTGAATGGATCTTCAATAATGCAGGTaacaaaagcattcaaaaattGCATTCCTAATGCTTTTCTGGGAGGCTGAAGGACTGATTttgagaagggagaagaaagccTGTCCTGAGAAAGCTGCACGGAGGAATGTATGATATTCCCCCGCTCTGTACAAACACTTCTGCAGGGattgagaaaaaggaagagatttaAGTGACGCACGGTCGACCTGAAATGTAGTCAATTACAACACAAAGAGTTAAAATGACACCCCTGAACcgttcctcttccttctcttgccTCTGCTTTGTGGCTTTCCAACCCAGAAGctgtagttttctttctttttattgctcaTTTCTCATCTACTGTTTGTACAGGAATCATTTATAGAAGTAACAGGGGGAATTGCTATGTAAATCATCCtatgaaaataaaccagaataagaaggaggaaaataaaggaTGTTACTTTGCAACCGGAGTTAGATTCTTAGACAGCAGCTTGATTTTTATACAGGCAGCATTCAATGAAAGTCAGTCTGGGAAAATCAGCACTTGGAGAGGACAACAAAAGTAGTCCACTTTTAAAAGGATCTGTTAAGATTGGTAGCCACGTGAGCCTAAATCTGCACCTATATGCACCTCAAACCACAGACCAAAAGAGCATCCACAGGCAACACGCCTCGCTCCTGCACGCATCCTGATCTGCTCCCCCAAGCCCCTGGGAAGCTTCCAGAGGTGCCACTTGATAACATGATCTTTACAGAAgtacttctttcttctctgaaaattttACCCATCCAAATGAAATCCTGGCCTGGCAGCAATTTGTCTCCTATAAAACACTGGGCTGAGATCTCACAGAACCACAGGACAAAGTATGAAAATTTAGATGAACACAACTTTCCAGTAATGATACCAGAGTCTTGGGTCTGTTTTAAGCATACAAAGTACATGTTCATTgacaactgtcctggttttagctgcgatagagttaattttcttcctagtagcatgcatagtgctgtgttttggatttaggaagagaagaatgctgataacacactgctggtttagttgttgctcagtactgcttatgccagtcaaggacttttcagcttcccatgctctgccaggcgcacaagaaactgggagggggcacagccagaacagttgatccaaactgaccaaagggctattccataccatacggcatcatgggcagtatagaaactgggggggggttggccggggggcagcgattgctgcttggggactgtctgggtatcggtcggcgggtggtgagcaattgcattgtgcatcacttgctttgtatattattattattattattatatagttattattatcattactcttttagtttatttgaattattaaactgttcttatctcaacccaggagtgtttctcactctcactcctccgattctctcccccatcccatcggggcagggggagtgagcgagcggctgcgtggtgctgagttgctggctggggctaaaccgtgacaacaacattttgaaaaccatgctattttatgtctttttttttttaaagaagtagcTGAGCTCTTGTTAAGCAAGTTGCTTGGCTTTCAGGGTAGACTGAAAAGCAGGATGGAGTCACATGCTATTCTTTTGGTTAAAGCTCCTGACACCTCTAAAATTGCAGTTCTGGCACCCCCAGTACCTGTGGGGACGTGGCAGAGTAGACGAGCGTCATGGGCTCGCACAGGAAGAGGCCACAGCACCGATGTCACAAGCCACGGGGCCAGCAGCGTCCCAGGGGAGCTGCTCTCGCGTCCCCGGTGCGGGACCGCAGCAccgcagcccctctgccccaggtGGAGTCAGCGCAGGAGCTGCCACACTGCTGCCCACAGTCATGGTGCTCTgcatgggaaaataaaaaaaaaagttgcttgcTTGCTATTGGAAAACTAGAGCAGTAAAGTCTTTCCCACCATCAAATCCCAGTGTAATGAAAATAACCACCCCTGCAAAGCAAGGGAGGCAGAAAGAGCTGGGTTGGGCTCTAcccaccatcccaggccaggagAACATTGTGTCGGCAGCACCCCTGGGCACGGGCACAGCTAGGGGACAGAGCACAGCCGAAACTGCGAACGATCACACTCCCACGAAGGGCACCATCCCACACGCTTGTCCTGATGGAAACCTACCGAAGCACGCTGCCCTGTGACcatgaaaacacacagacacagcccagctaaagaaaaatgtctgcagAAAGCCTCTTGGCtcagtaaaagaagaaacatttaaaggctaaatacatttttttgcaCCTATAAAGGACGCTGCATTcataaacaaaactaaaagaTCTTCACAGTACTACAGATTCACaggtttcctttaaaagaaaattctcctttttgaaacccagcattttatttagtgatgagcttccccccccccccaaaacaataCAAACGGTTCATTTGGCAACAGCAATCAAAGACCAAACAACAGTACGTTCCTGCGGAGGCAATCACGCttgatttcttctctgctgccaTTTCTGTTGTCTGTTAAAACCATTCTCACATTGTCAAGGACTAATCCAGATTTTAAGTCCTGACTTCCAAATTTCAGCACTTCTGCAGGCAGGTGAGGACCGGGTGCTACCCAGCTCCCCGCCTCAgatcttctttcatttttctcagccCCTGCAGCTCTTTCTTCAGGTGCTTCACAGCCTGCAGAATATCCTGCCGTTGGGGATCGTCCTCCGCCTTCTCGGTGTACAGAAGGAAATGTTTCACAGTTTCAGAGAGCAACACTTCGGGATCCACATCCACCCGATGGAGACGCAACATCCTCTCGCAGGCGATGGCGTAGTTTTTGTGCCAGTTCACCGGGTGATTTGGATGAGAGTTGACAATTTCTTTGTACGACTGTTAAAGggacaaacaaagaaaaaaggaggaggggggcaaATTAATCGAACGAAGGGGACCAACAGCTCTTAACAGTGCTTCAAAACTGCCCATAAAGGAACAGATGCTATTTAGATGTCCAAGTCCAGAGTCGGAGCATTTCTATAACTCACTCTGAGTTTGCCATGCGATGCGCGATAGCGTGAATCAGAAATCCAAGGGGGGCTGAAATGTTTCCCTTCCTACAGCAGCTGTTTGTTTAGAAACGTTACAGATGATCGTGATAACCCCACTGCACATTATGCGCTTCCCCAAGAGAGGTGTTacagcaggctgcagaaaaaaagagatttaactGTTGTGCCTGGAAAGACATTTACTCAGTATTTCAGGAGATCAGGACGTCTTCCACAGGACTTAAGCAGTCTGTTGACTTGAGTGGGAATATTCATAAGCTCAACAGCAGGCACACGCCTGAGAACTttgcagaacagcaaaaatcacagcaaaatggGCAAGAGTTGCAAGGAAACTATTTGTTGACTCTTTGCTGGGATATGAAAcactcctcctctctgctgacACATACTGATCTTTTTGTGCATCTGTTGGCATCTTGGGCAGTCCAGTATTTCCAGAGATACCTACACCAGCTTGTGGGTGTTATTCTTTGGTGTGAAATGCAGCAGAATTAATTTGCAGTGAGAAGACTGTCGGATTTTACACTTGCTGGCTCAGATGCATGACTGTGTAACGACAGAGGGGACAAGTGCATAGAGGGGACTTCAGGACAAGCAATCTCTTGGCATGGATTTGGAGCCCAGTACAGACAACATAATTATAGCAAAAGCAGGGTGTCAACTGGTTAGCTTTTGGCATCCTCCGTGACCAAGGGGGCAAGTTCATGGATAAAATCCCTGAACAAATCTCTTCGAATCTGCTATGCTCTCAGTTTGGATGAACAAGGGAGAATGCAGATTACAGGCCCTATATGGAAACACTGTATTTCTATGGAGTccagaaactaaaaaaaaaaaagaaaaaaaagaaaaaaaaaaaaggattgacACTGCAGGGAGCATTCATAACCAAAATATATGACTTACGGTGTATGCAAATGTGTAAAGTTGTGATTTCACTTCTGCAGTCACACTGGCAGTTTCTGCAAGGTCAAATATaaagaaagctgttttcatcctagaaaaaacaagaaaaacttcCATATAGTAACTGCTTAACATAACCAGCTCACGTCACACAGTTATACACATCCTCAACATGTCCATGTATGGGACAGTACACCAGCATCTCCATTTACATTGTCAGTGATACAAATTTCTCTCCATGATGTATTTTCTCACCCTGTGTCCCAACTACCCGCTGCTCCATTGAGGTATTTTGAGCAGAACCTTTCGGTAAACAAAACAACCACTCTCCTGAAGGATTTGCCGGAGGCCATGCATGCTTCATCTCATTCTGCCAACCTTTTCCTTCTAAAGCTTGGCACTTTTAGATCCAATAAGGCCATGCACCATCAAGCTGCCCGCTTTGGTGTGTATTTCCATGCCAGCGAGTTGGCATTGCCCACCGGCTGTTGGAACGGAGCAAAGGAGCATCACCTGGCTTGCCACATCTCCTCGTTGGCGACAGCTTCCCAGGAAGAGGGCTTGAAACTGAATTGGAACGAGAATAAAATTCAGCCATCAGATCCTTGTCACTGTGTTTCACCCACCGTGCAATCAACCCTTCTAACCCAGGCAGCTACAGACCTCCCAGGCAAAAGAAAACCCATCATGAAGCCTATGGCTCTGACAGCAGGGAATTCAGCTGATCCTCAGTCATTCATAAaactttatttctctctctccatagAAGGAGTCTCTGGTATATCAGGTGTTTCGCAGCATCCTAGCTATCCTCAAAGTGAGAGATGCTTTTTCCCATCCATCACAGTTCAGTCTATGACACTTAAAGTTTTGGATGTCCCAAGTCCTCAACGTTTTTTGGCTCTTGATCAAGTGTTAAAATTGGAATTGGACCTGATATATGACTAGAAACGTCCCCTCTATTTTTAACACTAATAAAAATACCACTTGCGGATTTATTATACGTCCCACAACACAAAACATTATGATTACGGCTCATGTTTAATTTCTCTAACACTGCAATGGATGTGGTTATGCTGCTGGCAGATGAATGATGAGCAGGAAGGAGCAGTTGCACCTCTGCCTCGTACCTGCCGTAGTCTTCAGTCCAGTTATAGAGATTTCTTGTAAGATGAATCCACTCTCCTGGGTCAAAGACAACATCGGAAGGAACCAACTTTTCACACGTACCCCACGGCCAGAGCGAATAGCTCTTTCTCCAGGTTGAGTCCCCTTCATGAAGACCTATGCAGACAAACACTTCCttactgccaaaaaaaaaaaggagagagagcaATCGTGAAGCCTTGCCAGAAACCATGGGCCACCCCGCATGCTTGAGCAAACCACACACCCCATGCCAGGGGACAGGTCTTAAGCAGCATGACATTTTCTGCAGCACGGATACCTGTCCAGACCATTTCACGACAGAAAGAGCGTGTCTCTGGGTCAGTCTGCAGAACAGCTCTTCCACTGCAAGTGAGCACCCCATCTGGCATTGCAAATCTTGTGCAGCCAGCACGAAGGACACATCCTCTCCCCTATGCTGGACTTCACAAACGTGCCAGAAGCCGTAGGAGAAGCCCGTTTCTTCCCGATGGCACCTGGCAATGCTCTTCTGCCTACGCACACTCGCAAGGCTCACCCTGGCTAGTCTAAATGCAGATGCTATTCTTATTCCTGTGAGTATCTAATCCTTTCTCCACTCTTACTAAGCTATTTTTATATGATGATTATTCCTGGAATACATTCATTCTATGCTAATCGGTTGGCCACAATGTTCAcgaaggagaagcagcagcaatttgCTCTCCAACCGTCGTCATTTTGAGTACACAGGAATGTTCCTTTTATTTGTGATGAATTgtatcaacaacaacaacaaaaataatcagtaaATACTCTCTGCTGATCAccttcttatttttccttcctaaaaaccaaaccaacctcAAAACAACAAGCAACATTATATCCAGATGGAGTTACTTCTGCATAGGTATTTGCtttaattgcaaaaataatCTCACCACTGGGGAGCAAGTCAGTGGAGAAAATTGGTCTTTTGGATGCGGTACCAAGCTGTTCCATaaacaatttcaagaaaaaaaggtcGAAGATTTTAGGAAAGCTGTTACATATCAAAGAAATGCTTACTGTTTGTTTACTTTGAGGAAACGATGGAGATTAAAAGCAAGTGTCCCATCAGATAATACTCCTTCCACAGGATTCCACCGGTTCCCAGGAAAATAAACGCCAGGTAAATGCTTTGCTAGCTTGGGTAAATACCATTGATAAGTCATCATCTATCACCGAAAATataagcaaaattaaaacaagaaataaagttttcatCCATTTTACATCCAGAAGCTGGAGAAAATGATTCCTGCAGGAGGAATGACTCTATTTGCTCAGTTAGGCCACCTCCCATTTCAGCAATTGCCTGGGACCACACCATCAGCCCAGGTCACCAGTGGTTTCTGATCAGAGGCACGCGGTCCTCCCTGTTGAGGAGGCAAAGGAAACGCAAAATAACTGCTGCTGGTAAGAGACACAAcaaggttttggtttggttaaATATgaggtgttgggttttgggtttctCAGCAAGTCGCAAACCCTTGCTGCAAAGCCATGTGCAAGGACTGATGTGGCAGTGGAAGTGTAGATGTCCCGTTCTGTAAgggggttttttcttctcccatttctCAGGAAAGAGTGTAACCACCACCCAGGGACACACAGCATGTctgttttaatgtaaaaaaactAGAGGCAGAATTCTGCAAAGCCACCTTTGGGGGACAAAGGTAACACAGGGGATGCAGGGAATGAGCCTCAGCATGGTAAAGCCCTTGGGAGAAACCCCAAAGCTGCATTGCCCACAGGGCAACTGCTGACCTGCTGCCCTCCAGGCTGCTCCCAGAAGCCTTCTGCTGCCCCAGCATCTGTATTTTGGGGcaactgcagaaaacagcagggaCAAAGCTTCCTCAGCAAAGCAAACATCTGCCCTGTGCCACATCTGGATATCTGCCACGATGAAGGACTTGGGCTTCCTCTTCTCTCTACCTGCTATTGCCTCCCTGTTGGCTTTTTGGGCTTGAATGGGGCTTTCACATCACGCTCCACCCCAGAGCTACCCacaaccctttaaaaaaatcaattttatttctgcatcatGAGTTTTATTTGAACAAAGAGACGCCCTCgaggagagaaaggaacaaCTGAACTTTTGcttcctatttttaaatctgCCTGTTGCCTCTTTTAATATTACTTTCTGAACCTACCTCCTGGTCCACTAAGGTGATATCTGGCCTCATCCCTTCACAGTAATGAACATAACGAAGAGCATTCCCGGGTAAGTCTCCTCTTAGCAAGATCACTGCACCCGTTGGCATAGAGGACAGCAGATTCCTTGCAAACTTATCAACAACGTAGTTGTTGCTCTGATCACAAGCACTTAAAAGAACAGATAAAAAACAGCATCTTAAAACCAGGTATTTGCATGGCTTTGCATATCTTCAGAACAATTTTCTGCAACAGGCATCGAGAGGTAAAGTCCTTCACCCTGGTCAGATCTTCCTGAAAAGCATCATCTCCATTTACAGAGAAACCAAGATACAGAAATGAAGCATTTAGACTACAGTCCCCCAGAAACCAGCACCAGAGACATGAGCCACTACAGTTTTGCCACAATACACACTCATTGCATGCCTTCACCTTAATTCGTATTTTTTTCTTGGGCTAAACCTAAAGACTTACTAGTTGGAGCTGGAAGTGCCAGTACAACAATGGttctgtaaagcatttgaaATCCTCCCCATCCTTTTAATTAAGCACTAAAAAGACAAGTTTTTGTAGCGTCAGGCAGAAGTAGATTTACATTACCTGAGATCAGATCCTTTTTGTTACTCAGTTGTGCGTTGCACACACTCCAGGTACAGACTCGGGAAGAGGACACTCCCATGACATACCTCGGGACATGAGCTATGACTGGCTCACCTATGGACCAGCCTTTGGGAAAAGATGCGTGCGAAGGAAGGATCCCTGAGTATGAAGTTCTGCATGTTCTACACTTCACCAGTTGGTCAACCTCTACCTGAGCATCCCTACTACTACGCTGGTTCCTACCCAAGCCACTGCAGAGTCTTTGGTGTGGTTATGGAATAAGGAAGCCCTATACTACAGATGTAACTcttcagaatggaaaaataactaaaaaaaaccccagggcACAAGGTTCTCTGATGCACAGCAAGGGCAGGAGGTGACTGTTCAGGTCAAATGAATCCTGCAAACCTTCTTAGGAAATAACACACAGATTTATGAGTGTGTTGAAATGAAGTTTCTAATGAAACTTCTTTCATTAGAAGTTTACATATCTacacagttttcttccttcaacCTACACGACACCCCCATTTACAGCCTGGAGTTGGTGCTCGGTGATTTTTAGGGAGATCAAAAAAGGGAGTCCCACAGGCTGTGGCCACACAAGCTTAGGTGGGATGTGAAAACCACCTTTCCCACTTCAAGACAAGGACAGAGACCCCAGCAGCAGTGTGGGGGGTTTACAGGAGCACCCCAATTGCACGGCACCCCGCAGACCTGTGAGGCTGCAGCGAGACACGCGCCCGGAGGATTTGTTACCTGTAATTTGCCCAAACTTGAGAAGCGACGAGAGAGAGAGCGGAAAGCCACTCCAGCCATGGCAGCACCCGGCTGCCCTTCAGCACGGCACTTCCAACCGAGGCGAGCgtggccagccccagccccgccagcaCAGCCACCGCCGCGTTGCTCTGGAGCCAGAATCGCTCCACCTAGGAAAGAAAATCCCCGAGACCTTATTTCTGTTTCCCCAGCTATAAGGAAACAGAATATGCAGCTGTATTTTTGCACCTTACATGGCTCCAAGACAACCACCTGCTCTGGTTAGGTGGATTTAAGGCTTCTTCCAAAAGTTAACATCCCAGAGCAATTTTTG
The Pelecanus crispus isolate bPelCri1 chromosome 6, bPelCri1.pri, whole genome shotgun sequence DNA segment above includes these coding regions:
- the TMEM260 gene encoding protein O-mannosyl-transferase TMEM260; the encoded protein is MGAGAGAGAGAGAGGAAGALGAAVAALYTATLPPALPGGDAGELITAAYELGVAHPPGYPLFTLLAKLATGLLALGSPAYRVNLLCGLLGAAAASLLFYTVFRLSGSYAGGILAAGVFSFSRLTWQWSITAEVFSLNNLFVGLLMALTVHFEEASTAKERSKISKLGAFCCGLSLCNQHTIVLYIACIVPWVLSRLFRKTELSLGHLLKLGLCFLAGLLPYLYLPASSYLSQARWTWGDQTTFQGFLTHFLREEYGTFNLAKSETGTSMREMLAFQLAQMKSELSLPVLALALMACVSTALPTKQQKSSVIWLFAGMLCLYSLFFAWRANLDITKPLFLGVVERFWLQSNAAVAVLAGLGLATLASVGSAVLKGSRVLPWLEWLSALSLVASQVWANYSACDQSNNYVVDKFARNLLSSMPTGAVILLRGDLPGNALRYVHYCEGMRPDITLVDQEMMTYQWYLPKLAKHLPGVYFPGNRWNPVEGVLSDGTLAFNLHRFLKVNKHKEVFVCIGLHEGDSTWRKSYSLWPWGTCEKLVPSDVVFDPGEWIHLTRNLYNWTEDYGSFKPSSWEAVANEEMWQARMKTAFFIFDLAETASVTAEVKSQLYTFAYTSYKEIVNSHPNHPVNWHKNYAIACERMLRLHRVDVDPEVLLSETVKHFLLYTEKAEDDPQRQDILQAVKHLKKELQGLRKMKEDLRRGAG